From one Lycium ferocissimum isolate CSIRO_LF1 chromosome 7, AGI_CSIRO_Lferr_CH_V1, whole genome shotgun sequence genomic stretch:
- the LOC132062356 gene encoding transcription factor MYB59-like, with translation MHILCCFSNKILTPKKEGLNFLGLYIVPTSITRKEPKKKKKKKKIAPLEGNYSSININHTIPRINHSQKVSTTSEKLKELSYSYQKANQKMVQQEEIIRRGPWTEQEDLQLVFYVKLFGDRRWDFLAKVSGLKRTGKSCRLRWVNYLNPDLKHGKMTPQEERLVLELHSKWGNRWSRIARKIPGRTDNEIKNYWRTHMRKKAQEQRKKTCISPSSSFSNSSSSSSSITHDENETNFYDSGGLELLQAEGEKKASDQEKAGDSMKIYSMDEIWKDIELLDENEMTNSNKPIMGSISTLWNYDSLWKDFDWSSFR, from the exons ATGcatattttgtgttgtttttccAATAAAATCCTTACTCCAAAAAAAGAAGGCCTCAACTTTCTTGGTTTATATATTGTCCCCACCTCCATTACAagaaaagaaccaaaaaaaaaaaaaaaaaaaaaaaaaatagctccCCTTGAAGGCAACTATTCCAGTATAAATATCAATCACACAATACCGCGTATCAACCACTCACAAAAAGTATCAACTACTAGTGAGAAATTAAAAGAGTTGTCCTATAGCTATCAAAAAGCAAATCAAAAAATGGTGCAACAAGAAGAAATAATCAGAAGAGGGCCATGGACAGAACAAGAAGATCTCCAACTTGTATTTTATGTAAAATTATTTGGTGATCGACGATGGGATTTTCTGGCTAAAGTTTCAG GTTTGAAAAGAACAGGAAAGAGCTGCAGGTTACGTTGGGTTAATTATTTGAATCCTGATCTCAAACATGGCAAGATGACTCCTCAAGAAGAACGTCTCGTTCTTGAACTTCACTCTAAATGGGGAAATAG ATGGTCAAGAATTGCTCGGAAAATACCAGGTCGAACGGATAACGAAATCAAGAATTACTGGAGAACTCACATGAGGAAGAAGGCTCAAGAACAAAGGAAAAAGACTTGTATCTCTCCATCTTCATCTTTTTccaactcttcatcttcttcctcttcaatCACTCACGACGAAAATGAGACAAACTTCTACGATTCTGGTGGACTCGAGCTATTGCAAGCTGAAGGAGAAAAGAAAGCGAGTGATCAAGAAAAAGCTGGAGACAGTATGAAAATTTACTCCATGGATGAAATCTGGAAAGATATTGAATTAttagatgaaaatgaaatgacgAATTCGAATAAACCAATTATGGGGTCTATCTCAACCCTATGGAATTATGACTCACTGTGGAAAGATTTTGATTGGAGTAGCTTTCGGTAG